A region from the Acyrthosiphon pisum isolate AL4f chromosome A1, pea_aphid_22Mar2018_4r6ur, whole genome shotgun sequence genome encodes:
- the LOC100163098 gene encoding ATP-dependent helicase brm isoform X1, with the protein MASPSPNSMGPPGPNHQPPPPTQPQPQQQQQQQQQQQQQQHQQQQPPQVQQQQPPTAPQPLPPQNYSPGQSGAPASPNMQQGTQTFPPPGIQPSGPPQENLNALQRAIDSMEEKGLQEDPRYSQLLALRARQGNMDPNQRPPSSIQGNYPPQHPDKPPSPQQNSPNPNGPNGPVAQNNLTPAQMQQLRVQIMAYRLLARQQPLTQQLAMAVQGKTSPQGYPPVPSAHHRQLEPGEIVENSMPMPSSGGPMRLPMPMQNAPRQPNPPGPIPQSPVRMPQPGSTPQTQIQPPPSAQHPQSAPPNQPPSVSMNGPQQPPSMAPGIPQAPQQINAPQPVGQPPIGGVPQPMMGGPQQMAGPQQMAGIPPHMPNMPTTNGPSPQSLPQQQQQQQQPQSQPQQQQQQQQQQQQQQQQQQQQQQPSQQQQQAQGPPPPVKQNRTTSCPKPVGLDPLIILQERENRLAARIAHRVQQLSNLPTTMSDDLRIKVEIELRALRVLNFQRQLRAEVVACTRRDTTLETAVNVKAYKRTKRQGLREARATEKLEKQQKLEAERKKRQKHQEYLSTILQHCKDLKEYHRNNIAKIGRLNKAVLNYHANAEREQKKEQERIEKERMRRLMAEDEEGYRKLIDQKKDKRLAFLLSQTDEYIGNLTEMVKEHKLEQKRKQQEEQRKKKKSDGPEDHDESSQQSDMHVSVYEPSTGRMFKGEEAPLASQLNNWLDAHPGWEVMEESDDEDDDEQEDDESSNQKIKKNSFEKEIVEEKEPIKKTKMEDDEYKNASEEHTYYSIAHTIHESVTEQASILVNGNLKEYQIKGLEWLVSLFNNNLNGILADEMGLGKTIQTIGLITHLMERKKVNGPFLIIVPLSTMSNWVLEFEKWSPSVFVVAYKGSPIMRRTLQTQMRSNKFNVLLTTYEYVIKDKSVLAKLHWKYMIIDEGHRMKNHHCKLTQVLNTHYNAPHRLLLTGTPLQNKLPELWALLNFLLPSIFKSCSTFEQWFNAPFATTGEKVELNEEETILIIRRLHKVLRPFLLRRLKKEVESQLPDKVEYIVKCDMSGLQRVLYKHMQSKGVLLTDGAEKGKQGKGGAKALMNTIVQLRKLCNHPFMFQSIEEKYCEHIGTAGNVVQGPDLYRVSGKFELLDRILPKLKATNHRVLLFCQMTQLMTIMEDYLGWRGFAYLRLDGTTKAEDRGDLLKKFNSAGSEYFLFLLSTRAGGLGLNLQAADTVIIFDSDWNPHQDLQAQDRAHRIGQQNEVRVLRLMTVNSVEERILAAARYKLNMDEKVIQAGMFDQKSTGSERQQFLQSILHQDDGDDEEENEVPDDEVVNQMIARSVDEFESFQKMDLERRREDAKFGPNRKSRLIEISELPEWLVKDEDEVERWTYEEDSEEIMGRGSRARKEVDYTDSLTEKEWLKAIDENVDDFEDDEEEEIKSNRKGNRGKKRGKRNADDDEDPPIRRRKTIGPEEIKLRKKMKTIMNIVVKYTDADSRILSEPFMKLPSRHKLPDYYEVIKKPMDIKKIVAKIDDGKYADLNELEADFVQLCKNAQIYNEEASLIHEDSIVLQSVFTNSRQRLETTDIPESGPEEGTKSEDEVSDADTTSSSVKLKLKMKPRGKGSEVRTSNRRKKKKHVSDDEDDEDSNS; encoded by the exons ccCAGTGGACCACCCcaagaaaatttaaatgcattgcAAAGGGCAATAGATTCAATGGAAGAAAAAGGATTGCAAGAAGACCCAAGGTACTCTCAATTATTGGCACTTAGGGCGAGACAAGGTAATATGGACCCTAACCAAAGACCTCCTTCTTCAATACAA gGAAATTATCCTCCTCAACATCCAGATAAACCCCCTTCGCCTCAACAGAATTCCCCAAATCCTAATGGGCCAAATGGACCAGTAGCCCAAAACAATTTAACTCCTGCCCAAATGCAACAGCTTAGAGTTCAGATAATGGCATACAGACTATTGGCTCGACAACAACCTTTAACTCAACAATTAGCTATGGCTGTTCAAGGAAAAACTTCACCTCAAGGATATCCACCAGTACCTTCAGCACACCATCGACAACTAGAACCTGGAGAAATTGTAGAAAACAGTATGCCAATGCCATCATCGGGAGGTCCTATGAGATTACCAATGCCAATGCAAAATGCTCCAAGACAGCCCAATCCTCCTGGTCCTATTCCACAATCTCCTGTTCGAATGCCTCAGCCTGGTTCAACCCCACAAACACAAATTCAACCTCCTCCAAGTGCCCAACACCCTCAAAGTGCACCACCAAACCAGCCTCCATCTGTATCAATGAATGGACCTCAACAACCTCCTAGTATGGCTCCGGGAATACCTCAAGCTCCACAGCAAATAAATGCCCCTCAACCTGTTGGTCAACCACCTATAGGAGGAGTCCCTCAGCCTATGATGGGTGGTCCACAACAAATGGCTGGTCCACAACAAATGGCTGGTATACCACCACATATGCCCAACATGCCTACAACAAATGGACCATCACCACAGTCACTACCccaacaacagcaacagcagcagcaaccaCAATCTCAAccacaacagcagcagcaacaacaacaacaacaacaacaacaacaacaacaacagcagcagcagcagcagccctCTCAACAACAGCAACAAGCACAGGGTCCTCCTCCTCCAGTTAAACAAAATAGAACCACATCATGCCCTAAACCTGTTGGTTTAGatcctttaataatattacaagaacGTGAAAACCGTTTGGCTGCGCGTATTGCACACCGTGTACAACAATTGAGTAATTTGCCAACAACGATGAGTGATGATCTAAGAATTAAAGTAGAAATTGAACTTAGAGCTTTAAGAGTATTGAATTTCCAAAGACAACTAAGAGCTGAAGTAGTCGCTTGTACTCGTCGTGATACTACATTAGAAACTGCAGTTAATGTAAAAGCATATAAACGAACAAAAAGACAAGGTCTAAGAGAAGCTAGAGCAACAGAGAAATTAGAAAAACAACAAAAGTTGGAAGCTGAAAGGAAGAAACGTCAAAAACATCAAGAATATCTTAGCACTATATTGCAACATTGCAAAGATCTAAAAGAGtatcatagaaataatattgcaaaaattGGACGTCTCAATAAAGCTGTTCTTAATTATCATGCCAATGCTGAACGAGAACAGAAGAAAGAACAAGAAAGAATTGAAAAAGAGCGTATGAGAAGATTAATGGCTGAAGATGAAGAAGGCTATag aaaattaattgaTCAAAAGAAAGATAAACGTTTGGCTTTCCTTCTCTCCCAAACTGATGAGTATATTGGAAATCTTACAGAGATGGTCAAAGAACATAAATTAGAACAGAAGCGTAAGCAACAAGAAGAACAAAGAAAAAAGAAGAAG AGTGATGGGCCTGAGGATCATGATGAAAGTTCTCAGCAATCAGATATGCACGTTTCAGTTTATGAACCTTCtacag gAAGAATGTTTAAAGGAGAAGAAGCTCCACTTGCATCACAATTGAACAATTGGTTGGATGCTCATCCTGGTTGGGAAGTAATGGAGGAGTCTGATGATGAGGATGATGATGAACAAGAAGATGATGAATCAAGcaaccaaaaaatcaaaaagaatagttttgaaaaggaaattgttgaagaaaaagaaccaattaaaaaaaccaaaatggaagatgatgaatataaaaatgctTCAGAAGaacatacttattatag TATTGCTCATACTATTCATGAAAGTGTTACTGAACAAGCTTCCATTTTAGTTAATGGTAATCTGAAAGAATATCAAATAAAG gGTCTTGAATGGTTAGTCtctttatttaacaataatttaaatggaATACTTGCTGATGAGATGGGTTTAGGAAAAACCATTCAAACAATAGGTCTTATTACTCATCTTAtggaaagaaaaaaagtaaatggACCTTTTTTGATTATTGTGCCATTGTC tacaaTGTCAAATTGGGTTTTGGAATTTGAAAAATGGTCTCCATCTGTTTTTGTTGTGGCTTATAAAGGCTCTCCAATTATGCGTCGAACATTACAGACTCAAATGCgatctaataaatttaatgtctTATTAACTACATATGAATATGTTATAAAAGATAAATCAGTTCTTGCTAAA cttCATTGGAAATACATGATTATAGATGAAGGTCATCGTATGAAAAATCATCACTGTAAATTAACACAAGTCTTAAACACTCATTATAATGCTCCACACCGATTACTGTTAACTGGTACACCACTGCAAAATAAACTTCCTGAACTGTGGGCTcttcttaattttttgttaccttcaatatttaaatcatgTTCAACATTTGAACAATGGTTTAATGCACCATTTGCGACCACTGGAGaaaag gttGAATTAAATGAAGAAGAAACAATTTTGATTATCCGCCGTCTTCATAAAGTATTACGTCCATTCTTGTTAAGACGTCTGAAAAAAGAAGTTGAGTCCCAATTACCTGATAAAGTAGAATACATTGTTAAATGTGATATGTCTGGCTTGCAACGAGTTTTATACAAACATATGCAGAGTAAAGGTGTATTACTAACTGATGGTGCTGAAAAAGGCAAACAAGGTAAAGGTGGTGCCAAAGCTCTCATGAATACCATTGTTCAATTGCGTAAGCTGTGCAATCATCCATTTATGTTCCAAAgtattgaagaaaaatattgtgaacaTATTGGAACTGCTGGAAATGTTGTTCAAGG aCCGGATTTATACAGAGTGTCAGGAAAATTTGAGTTACTGGATCGAATTTTACCGAAACTGAAAGCCACCAATCATAGGGTATTACTGTTTTGTCAAATGACCCAACTTATGACCATTATGGAAGATTATTTAGGATGGCGGGGTTTTGCATACTTGCGTTTGGATGGTACTACTAAAGCTGAAGATAGAGGAGATCTTTTAAAGAAGTTCAATAGTGCAGGCAGTGAATATTtcctatttttattaagtacaaGAGCAGGTGGTCTTGGATTAAATTTACAAGCAGCCgatactgttattatatttgattctgATTGGAACCCACatcaa GATTTGCAAGCTCAAGATCGTGCTCATCGTATTGGTCAACAAAATGAAGTACGGGTTCTTCGTTTAATGACTGTAAATTCAGTTGAAGAGCGTATATTAGCTGCTGCCAGATACAAGTTAAACATGGATGAAAAAGTTATCCAGGCTGGTATGTTTGATCAAAAATCAACTGGATCAGAGCGTCAACAATTCTTACAATCTATTCTACATCAAGATGATGGAGATGatgaa gAAGAAAATGAAGTACCTGATGATGAAGTTGTAAACCAGATGATAGCTCGATCGGTAGATGAATTTGAATCATTCCAAAAAATGGATCTTGAACGTAGAAGAGAAGATGCCAAATTTGGTCCAAATAGAAAGTCAAGATTAATTGAGATATCAGAATTACCAGAATGGCTTGTTAAGGATGAAGATGAG gtgGAAAGATGGACATATGAAGAAGATTCTGAAGAGATTATGGGACGTGGTTCTCGAGCTCGTAAAGAAGTAGATTACACTGATAGCTTGACTGAAAAAGAATGGTTGAAGGCCATAGATGAAAATGTTGATGACTTTGAAGATGACGAAGAAGAAGAAATTAAATCAAACCGTAAAGGAAACCGTGGTAAGAAAAGGGGCAAAAGAAATGCAGATGATGATGAGGATCCACCAATTAGACGACGTAAAACAATTGGACCTGAAGAAATAAaacttcgaaaaaaaatgaaaaccattATGAACattgtagtaaaatatacaGATGCCGATTCCAGAATATTGAGTGAGCCTTTTATGAAATTACCATCTAGACACAAATTACCTGATTATTATGAAGTAATAAAAAAACCcatggatattaaaaaaattgtggcaaAAATTGATGACGGAAAG tatgcAGATTTAAATGAACTTGAAGCTGACTTTGTACAGTTATGTAAGAATGCACAGATATATAATGAAGAAGCTTCACTTATTCATGAAGATTCAATAGTTTTACAATCAGTTTTCACAAATTCTCGTCAACGTTTAGAAACAACTGATATTCCAGAATCTGGACCAGAAGAAGGAACAAAAA GCGAAGACGAGGTTTCAGATGCTGATACCACTTCCTCTTCAGTtaaattgaaactgaaaatgaaaCCTCGTGGTAAAGGGTCTGAAGTTAGAACATCTAATAGACGGAAAAAAAAGAAGCATGTAAGTGACGATGAAGATGATGAAGATTCTAATTCATAA
- the LOC100163098 gene encoding ATP-dependent helicase brm isoform X2, protein MASPSPNSMGPPGPNHQPPPPTQPQPQQQQQQQQQQQQQQHQQQQPPQVQQQQPPTAPQPLPPQNYSPGQSGAPASPNMQQGTQTFPPPGIQPSGPPQENLNALQRAIDSMEEKGLQEDPRYSQLLALRARQGNMDPNQRPPSSIQGNYPPQHPDKPPSPQQNSPNPNGPNGPVAQNNLTPAQMQQLRVQIMAYRLLARQQPLTQQLAMAVQGKTSPQGYPPVPSAHHRQLEPGEIVENSMPMPSSGGPMRLPMPMQNAPRQPNPPGPIPQSPVRMPQPGSTPQTQIQPPPSAQHPQSAPPNQPPSVSMNGPQQPPSMAPGIPQAPQQINAPQPVGQPPIGGVPQPMMGGPQQMAGPQQMAGIPPHMPNMPTTNGPSPQSLPQQQQQQQQPQSQPQQQQQQQQQQQQQQQQQQQQQQPSQQQQQAQGPPPPVKQNRTTSCPKPVGLDPLIILQERENRLAARIAHRVQQLSNLPTTMSDDLRIKVEIELRALRVLNFQRQLRAEVVACTRRDTTLETAVNVKAYKRTKRQGLREARATEKLEKQQKLEAERKKRQKHQEYLSTILQHCKDLKEYHRNNIAKIGRLNKAVLNYHANAEREQKKEQERIEKERMRRLMAEDEEGYRKLIDQKKDKRLAFLLSQTDEYIGNLTEMVKEHKLEQKRKQQEEQRKKKKSDGPEDHDESSQQSDMHVSVYEPSTGRMFKGEEAPLASQLNNWLDAHPGWEVMEESDDEDDDEQEDDESSNQKIKKNSFEKEIVEEKEPIKKTKMEDDEYKNASEEHTYYSIAHTIHESVTEQASILVNGNLKEYQIKGLEWLVSLFNNNLNGILADEMGLGKTIQTIGLITHLMERKKVNGPFLIIVPLSTMSNWVLEFEKWSPSVFVVAYKGSPIMRRTLQTQMRSNKFNVLLTTYEYVIKDKSVLAKLHWKYMIIDEGHRMKNHHCKLTQVLNTHYNAPHRLLLTGTPLQNKLPELWALLNFLLPSIFKSCSTFEQWFNAPFATTGEKVELNEEETILIIRRLHKVLRPFLLRRLKKEVESQLPDKVEYIVKCDMSGLQRVLYKHMQSKGVLLTDGAEKGKQGKGGAKALMNTIVQLRKLCNHPFMFQSIEEKYCEHIGTAGNVVQGPDLYRVSGKFELLDRILPKLKATNHRVLLFCQMTQLMTIMEDYLGWRGFAYLRLDGTTKAEDRGDLLKKFNSAGSEYFLFLLSTRAGGLGLNLQAADTVIIFDSDWNPHQDLQAQDRAHRIGQQNEVRVLRLMTVNSVEERILAAARYKLNMDEKVIQAGMFDQKSTGSERQQFLQSILHQDDGDDEEENEVPDDEVVNQMIARSVDEFESFQKMDLERRREDAKFGPNRKSRLIEISELPEWLVKDEDEVERWTYEEDSEEIMGRGSRARKEVDYTDSLTEKEWLKAIDENVDDFEDDEEEEIKSNRKGNRGKKRGKRNADDDEDPPIRRRKTIGPEEIKLRKKMKTIMNIVVKYTDADSRILSEPFMKLPSRHKLPDYYEVIKKPMDIKKIVAKIDDGKYADLNELEADFVQLCKNAQIYNEEASLIHEDSIVLQSVFTNSRQRLETTDIPESGPEEGTKSNFAYNSKS, encoded by the exons ccCAGTGGACCACCCcaagaaaatttaaatgcattgcAAAGGGCAATAGATTCAATGGAAGAAAAAGGATTGCAAGAAGACCCAAGGTACTCTCAATTATTGGCACTTAGGGCGAGACAAGGTAATATGGACCCTAACCAAAGACCTCCTTCTTCAATACAA gGAAATTATCCTCCTCAACATCCAGATAAACCCCCTTCGCCTCAACAGAATTCCCCAAATCCTAATGGGCCAAATGGACCAGTAGCCCAAAACAATTTAACTCCTGCCCAAATGCAACAGCTTAGAGTTCAGATAATGGCATACAGACTATTGGCTCGACAACAACCTTTAACTCAACAATTAGCTATGGCTGTTCAAGGAAAAACTTCACCTCAAGGATATCCACCAGTACCTTCAGCACACCATCGACAACTAGAACCTGGAGAAATTGTAGAAAACAGTATGCCAATGCCATCATCGGGAGGTCCTATGAGATTACCAATGCCAATGCAAAATGCTCCAAGACAGCCCAATCCTCCTGGTCCTATTCCACAATCTCCTGTTCGAATGCCTCAGCCTGGTTCAACCCCACAAACACAAATTCAACCTCCTCCAAGTGCCCAACACCCTCAAAGTGCACCACCAAACCAGCCTCCATCTGTATCAATGAATGGACCTCAACAACCTCCTAGTATGGCTCCGGGAATACCTCAAGCTCCACAGCAAATAAATGCCCCTCAACCTGTTGGTCAACCACCTATAGGAGGAGTCCCTCAGCCTATGATGGGTGGTCCACAACAAATGGCTGGTCCACAACAAATGGCTGGTATACCACCACATATGCCCAACATGCCTACAACAAATGGACCATCACCACAGTCACTACCccaacaacagcaacagcagcagcaaccaCAATCTCAAccacaacagcagcagcaacaacaacaacaacaacaacaacaacaacaacaacagcagcagcagcagcagccctCTCAACAACAGCAACAAGCACAGGGTCCTCCTCCTCCAGTTAAACAAAATAGAACCACATCATGCCCTAAACCTGTTGGTTTAGatcctttaataatattacaagaacGTGAAAACCGTTTGGCTGCGCGTATTGCACACCGTGTACAACAATTGAGTAATTTGCCAACAACGATGAGTGATGATCTAAGAATTAAAGTAGAAATTGAACTTAGAGCTTTAAGAGTATTGAATTTCCAAAGACAACTAAGAGCTGAAGTAGTCGCTTGTACTCGTCGTGATACTACATTAGAAACTGCAGTTAATGTAAAAGCATATAAACGAACAAAAAGACAAGGTCTAAGAGAAGCTAGAGCAACAGAGAAATTAGAAAAACAACAAAAGTTGGAAGCTGAAAGGAAGAAACGTCAAAAACATCAAGAATATCTTAGCACTATATTGCAACATTGCAAAGATCTAAAAGAGtatcatagaaataatattgcaaaaattGGACGTCTCAATAAAGCTGTTCTTAATTATCATGCCAATGCTGAACGAGAACAGAAGAAAGAACAAGAAAGAATTGAAAAAGAGCGTATGAGAAGATTAATGGCTGAAGATGAAGAAGGCTATag aaaattaattgaTCAAAAGAAAGATAAACGTTTGGCTTTCCTTCTCTCCCAAACTGATGAGTATATTGGAAATCTTACAGAGATGGTCAAAGAACATAAATTAGAACAGAAGCGTAAGCAACAAGAAGAACAAAGAAAAAAGAAGAAG AGTGATGGGCCTGAGGATCATGATGAAAGTTCTCAGCAATCAGATATGCACGTTTCAGTTTATGAACCTTCtacag gAAGAATGTTTAAAGGAGAAGAAGCTCCACTTGCATCACAATTGAACAATTGGTTGGATGCTCATCCTGGTTGGGAAGTAATGGAGGAGTCTGATGATGAGGATGATGATGAACAAGAAGATGATGAATCAAGcaaccaaaaaatcaaaaagaatagttttgaaaaggaaattgttgaagaaaaagaaccaattaaaaaaaccaaaatggaagatgatgaatataaaaatgctTCAGAAGaacatacttattatag TATTGCTCATACTATTCATGAAAGTGTTACTGAACAAGCTTCCATTTTAGTTAATGGTAATCTGAAAGAATATCAAATAAAG gGTCTTGAATGGTTAGTCtctttatttaacaataatttaaatggaATACTTGCTGATGAGATGGGTTTAGGAAAAACCATTCAAACAATAGGTCTTATTACTCATCTTAtggaaagaaaaaaagtaaatggACCTTTTTTGATTATTGTGCCATTGTC tacaaTGTCAAATTGGGTTTTGGAATTTGAAAAATGGTCTCCATCTGTTTTTGTTGTGGCTTATAAAGGCTCTCCAATTATGCGTCGAACATTACAGACTCAAATGCgatctaataaatttaatgtctTATTAACTACATATGAATATGTTATAAAAGATAAATCAGTTCTTGCTAAA cttCATTGGAAATACATGATTATAGATGAAGGTCATCGTATGAAAAATCATCACTGTAAATTAACACAAGTCTTAAACACTCATTATAATGCTCCACACCGATTACTGTTAACTGGTACACCACTGCAAAATAAACTTCCTGAACTGTGGGCTcttcttaattttttgttaccttcaatatttaaatcatgTTCAACATTTGAACAATGGTTTAATGCACCATTTGCGACCACTGGAGaaaag gttGAATTAAATGAAGAAGAAACAATTTTGATTATCCGCCGTCTTCATAAAGTATTACGTCCATTCTTGTTAAGACGTCTGAAAAAAGAAGTTGAGTCCCAATTACCTGATAAAGTAGAATACATTGTTAAATGTGATATGTCTGGCTTGCAACGAGTTTTATACAAACATATGCAGAGTAAAGGTGTATTACTAACTGATGGTGCTGAAAAAGGCAAACAAGGTAAAGGTGGTGCCAAAGCTCTCATGAATACCATTGTTCAATTGCGTAAGCTGTGCAATCATCCATTTATGTTCCAAAgtattgaagaaaaatattgtgaacaTATTGGAACTGCTGGAAATGTTGTTCAAGG aCCGGATTTATACAGAGTGTCAGGAAAATTTGAGTTACTGGATCGAATTTTACCGAAACTGAAAGCCACCAATCATAGGGTATTACTGTTTTGTCAAATGACCCAACTTATGACCATTATGGAAGATTATTTAGGATGGCGGGGTTTTGCATACTTGCGTTTGGATGGTACTACTAAAGCTGAAGATAGAGGAGATCTTTTAAAGAAGTTCAATAGTGCAGGCAGTGAATATTtcctatttttattaagtacaaGAGCAGGTGGTCTTGGATTAAATTTACAAGCAGCCgatactgttattatatttgattctgATTGGAACCCACatcaa GATTTGCAAGCTCAAGATCGTGCTCATCGTATTGGTCAACAAAATGAAGTACGGGTTCTTCGTTTAATGACTGTAAATTCAGTTGAAGAGCGTATATTAGCTGCTGCCAGATACAAGTTAAACATGGATGAAAAAGTTATCCAGGCTGGTATGTTTGATCAAAAATCAACTGGATCAGAGCGTCAACAATTCTTACAATCTATTCTACATCAAGATGATGGAGATGatgaa gAAGAAAATGAAGTACCTGATGATGAAGTTGTAAACCAGATGATAGCTCGATCGGTAGATGAATTTGAATCATTCCAAAAAATGGATCTTGAACGTAGAAGAGAAGATGCCAAATTTGGTCCAAATAGAAAGTCAAGATTAATTGAGATATCAGAATTACCAGAATGGCTTGTTAAGGATGAAGATGAG gtgGAAAGATGGACATATGAAGAAGATTCTGAAGAGATTATGGGACGTGGTTCTCGAGCTCGTAAAGAAGTAGATTACACTGATAGCTTGACTGAAAAAGAATGGTTGAAGGCCATAGATGAAAATGTTGATGACTTTGAAGATGACGAAGAAGAAGAAATTAAATCAAACCGTAAAGGAAACCGTGGTAAGAAAAGGGGCAAAAGAAATGCAGATGATGATGAGGATCCACCAATTAGACGACGTAAAACAATTGGACCTGAAGAAATAAaacttcgaaaaaaaatgaaaaccattATGAACattgtagtaaaatatacaGATGCCGATTCCAGAATATTGAGTGAGCCTTTTATGAAATTACCATCTAGACACAAATTACCTGATTATTATGAAGTAATAAAAAAACCcatggatattaaaaaaattgtggcaaAAATTGATGACGGAAAG tatgcAGATTTAAATGAACTTGAAGCTGACTTTGTACAGTTATGTAAGAATGCACAGATATATAATGAAGAAGCTTCACTTATTCATGAAGATTCAATAGTTTTACAATCAGTTTTCACAAATTCTCGTCAACGTTTAGAAACAACTGATATTCCAGAATCTGGACCAGAAGAAGGAACAAAAAGTAATTTTGCTTACAACTCCAAATCCTAA
- the LOC100169259 gene encoding inositol monophosphatase 1-like translates to MVDMHQCYSQALKIVLEAGELLLNGFKSPKEISTKKNDKDFVTQYDKLIEKTIIDNILQLYPNHKFIAEESAAGNILTEEPTWILDPIDGTTNFIQGFPFCCISLALVVENEIIIGIVYNPIINQLFTAQKGQGAYLNNEKIQVSSTEDLQNAMFGHDINHKISIRNFRGSRSLGSAAISLCYLAMGAVDIIYSFGRLKCWDVAAGILIIQEAKGIVLDSKGSQYKDIMNADILAACTKKLAENFLKLKNFNI, encoded by the exons ATGGTTGACATGCATCAATGTTATAGTCAGgcacttaaaattgttttggagGCAGGTGAA ttgttgttaaatggttttaaaagcCCAAAAGAaatatcaactaaaaaaaatgataaggacTTTGTAACACAGTACGACAAACTTATTGAAAAGACAATAATTGACAACATATTACAACTATATCCAAATCATAA ATTTATTGCAGAAGAAAGTGCTGCAGGTAATATTTTGACGGAAGAGCCTACATGGATACTTGATCCGATTGATGGAACAACTAATTTTATACAAGGATTTCcattttgttgtatttcatTAGCATTGGTAGtagaaaatgaaataataattggaatAGTTTATAAtccaataataaatcaattatttactgCTCAAAAAGGGCAAGGTGCATatttgaataatgaaaaaatacaagtGTCAAGTACTGAAG aTCTTCAAAATGCCATGTTTGGACatgatataaatcataaaattagtATAAGGAATTTTCGtgg atCAAGATCATTAGGATCAGCAGCAATCAGTTTATGCTATTTGGCAATGGGAgcagtagatataatatatagttttggaAGATTGAAATGTTGGGATGTAGCAGCAGGAATTCTGATTATCCAAGAAGCTAAAGGCATTGTACTCGATTCAAAAG GAAGTCAATACAAAGACATTATGAATGCTGATATACTCGCTGCTTGTACAAAAAAACTAGCcgaaaactttttgaaattaaaaaatttcaatatttaa